Within Candidatus Angelobacter sp., the genomic segment TTGCTCAACAGCCACTTGCCGAGCACGACTTTTTGCTGATTGCCACCGCTCAGGGTCCGCACCGGCTGCGTGTCGCTCGTCTTGGAGTCGAGTTGCACCACCGATCGGATACGCGTGACGGCGGCCTGCAACGAGTCGCGCAGGAGCCAGCGCAGCGGGGTTCGCCCATGCTGCGGCAGAGTAACAAGCGCCAGGTTATCGGCCACGGCCGCGTCGAGACACAGCCCCTCGCTACGGCGGTTCTCGGTGAGAAAGGCCACACCGCGCTCAATCAAATTGGGAGGCGAGAGATGGTGAAGCACTTCGCCCGCAAGCCGCACCTCCCCGCGCTCACGCGGGTCGAGACCGAAGAGGATGCGCGCCAGTTCCGAGCGGCCCGCACCCATCAGGCCGGAAAGCCCCAGCACCTCGCCGCGATGCAGGGAGAAGGAAATGTTCTCCGCGACGCCCGACTGTGAAACGTCGCGCACTTCCAGAATGGGAGCGCCTTCCTCCGAGCCGAAGGCTTCAGCGCGGCGTTCCGGGAAAAGCTGATTCATCGTTCGCCCAACCATGAGCGAGACGAGTTTCTCGGTGGTGAACGTCTTCGTCGCGCCGGAACCCACCACTTCGCCATCGCGCAACACCACGATGTCGTCACAGAGCCGGAACACGTCGGCCAGCGTGTGTGAAATGTAAATCATCGCGAGACCGCGCGCGCGCAGGCGGGCGATGAGCGCAAAGAGCCGCGTCGTCTCGCGTTCGCTCAACGAAGTGGTCGGCTCGTCGAAGATGATGAGCCGCGCTTCGATGCTCAGGGCCTTGGCGATTTCGACCAGTTGACGCTCGCCGGCGGAAAGTGTTTTCACCAGTCGGTGCGATGGAATTTCCAGGCCCACTTTGCGCAACAACTCCGCCGCGCGCTCGTGCATCTCGCCGCGGTGGATGAATGGCGTCGTGCCCGCACGCGGAAACCGGGTGAGAAAAATATTCTCCGCGATGGAGAGATTCGGAAACAGGTTAAGCTCCTGATGAATGAACGCAATGCCGCGACGCGCGGCGTCCTGCGGGTTCTGCGGCGCGTAGTCCGCTCCCGCAAACCGGAGAGTGCCAGCTTCGGGCTGGAGATTCCCGCCCAGGATGTTCACCAGCGTGGATTTGCCCGCCCCGTTCTCGCCGACCAACCCGACCATGCCGCCCGCCGGCACGCTGAAGCTCACGCCCTTGAGCACCTTGATGCCGAAGAAGGCCTTCTCGATGCCGCGCAATGAAAGGAGTTCGCTGTTTGCTGTTCGTTGTTCCTTGTTCGTGGTCATGCGCTTGTTGCCTCAACCACGAACTACGAACGGCCAACCACGAACCTGTTCCGGACCGCATCCAGCACGGCGGCGAAAAGGATGACCGCGCCCTTCGTGATGGTGATCGAGAACTGCGAAAGGCTCAGGAGGTTCAGCGCGTTGTCGAGCACGGTGAGAAAGAGCACGCCGAAGAACGTCCACGCAATCTTGCCCATGCCGCCGAAAAGGCTCGTGCCGCCCACGACTGTCGCGCCGATGATGTCCAGAAGAATTTCCCGACCGAGCACAGGCGAACCCGTCTCAAGTCGTCCGGTGAGCATCACGGAGGCGAGCGCGGCGCAGAGTCCGGACGCAA encodes:
- a CDS encoding sugar ABC transporter ATP-binding protein, which codes for MTTNKEQRTANSELLSLRGIEKAFFGIKVLKGVSFSVPAGGMVGLVGENGAGKSTLVNILGGNLQPEAGTLRFAGADYAPQNPQDAARRGIAFIHQELNLFPNLSIAENIFLTRFPRAGTTPFIHRGEMHERAAELLRKVGLEIPSHRLVKTLSAGERQLVEIAKALSIEARLIIFDEPTTSLSERETTRLFALIARLRARGLAMIYISHTLADVFRLCDDIVVLRDGEVVGSGATKTFTTEKLVSLMVGRTMNQLFPERRAEAFGSEEGAPILEVRDVSQSGVAENISFSLHRGEVLGLSGLMGAGRSELARILFGLDPRERGEVRLAGEVLHHLSPPNLIERGVAFLTENRRSEGLCLDAAVADNLALVTLPQHGRTPLRWLLRDSLQAAVTRIRSVVQLDSKTSDTQPVRTLSGGNQQKVVLGKWLLSKPKVLILDEPTRGIDVGAKFEIYRLIHGLADQGVGVLVISSELEELMGLCDRILVMRSGCLVDDLPRVQFDRERILAAALGTAKEVKS